In Amyelois transitella isolate CPQ chromosome 3, ilAmyTran1.1, whole genome shotgun sequence, a single genomic region encodes these proteins:
- the LOC106135421 gene encoding uncharacterized protein LOC106135421: MGTTASKDTRRRISFDNNFVVSPVIVPKSIENEDILELQSLTKDASDDLFLNEANTISFDTQEINDADYWSRRIENLKKEHQSINKIIETEYERTVENNQMYSDNPSTIPDRLQKIKPCFDWRTKILKCYEDNPHQPLLCSAAVQAFSQCVKSCRMED; encoded by the exons ATGGGTACTACAGCTAGCAAAGATACTCGACGACGAATaagttttgataataattttgttgtgTCGCCTGTTATAGTACCAAAATCTATCGAAAATGAGGATATTTTAGAACTTCAAAGTTTAACCAAA GATGCGAGTGATGATCTATTTCTAAATGAAGCAAACACTATCTCTTTTGACACTCAGGAAATTAATGATGCTGATTATTGGTCTCGCAGAATAGAAAATCTAAAAAAGGAACATCAatccattaataaaataattgaaaccGAATATGAAAGGACTGTCGAAAATAATCAAATGTACTCTGACAACCCATCTACCATTCCCGATCGATTGCAAAAAATTAAACCTTGTTTTGATTGGCGaacaaaa ATATTGAAATGTTATGAAGATAATCCTCACCAACCTCTGTTATGTTCAGCAGCTGTCCAAGCTTTTAGTCAGTGTGTCAAGTCCTGCAGAATGGaagattaa
- the LOC106135525 gene encoding splicing factor 45: MSLYDDLDTIKARTTDKVAGWSSGIKLLQSQLQLKKAAVTQPKREAARRSAQVLTPVIDLKSKQKDDDESNSNSPKLQPKTLTASLNVRDFDWNVVNEYDPMWPNDYEKVAKEMQAKRLQSDGSDRSDRKRKSRFGDEEDVTPEKTLIPMQPEEEEAEEITKRSVGAAIAPPPSLTVESASPPPPPPVVPVPTPSPGFSLGGYGASSVAAKIMAKYGFKASQGLGKKEQGMSVALQVEKTSKRGGRIIHEKDGNVMQPPAFAVPAPPGPDSPNSSSQAKQEPSITEIMKSPSKVVLLRNMVGPGDVDEELEPEVKDECNTKYGDVIKVLIFELPNAPADEAVRIFVEFKRIESAIKAVVDLNGRFFGGRQVKAGFYDVEKFNMLKLTE, translated from the exons ATGTCTCTTTATGACGATCTCGATACGATTAAAGCGAGGACCACTGATAAAGTGGCTGGTTGGTCCTCTGGAATAAAGCTTTTGCAGTCACAGTTACAGCTCAAAAAAGCTGCTGTTACTCAACCAAAACGAGAAGCAGCACGCAGGTCTGCACAG GTATTGACACCagtaatagatttaaaaagtaaacaaaaagaTGATGATGAGTCTAATTCAAATAGCCCCAAACTGCAACCCAAGACACTCACAGCATCATTAAATGTTCGGGATTTTGATTGGAACGTAGTAAATGAATATGATCCAATGTGGCCAAATGATTATGAAAAAGTTGCTAAAG aaatgCAAGCTAAAAGGCTTCAATCTGATGGAAGTGATAGGTCTGATAGGAAGCGAAAAAGCAGATTTGGGGATGAAGAAGATGTCACTCCAGAAAAAACTCTTATTCctatg caACCTGAAGAAGAGGAGGCTGAAGAGATAACAAAGCGGTCTGTAGGTGCAGCTATTGCCCCACCTCCTTCACTTACGGTGGAGTCAGCCTCCCCCCCTCCGCCTCCTCCCGTAGTACCTGTTCCCACTCCCTCTCCAGGGTTCTCATTAGGAGGATACGGAGCAAGTTCTGTTGCAGCAAAAATAATGGCCAAATATGGTTTCAAGGCAA GCCAAGGCTTGGGGAAAAAAGAACAGGGTATGTCAGTGGCTTTACAAGTGGAAAAGACTTCGAAACGAGGGGGCAGAATTATACATGAAAAGGATGGTAATGTGATGCAGCCTCCTGCATTTGCTGTACCAGCACCACCAGGACcag ATTCTCCTAATTCTTCTAGTCAAGCTAAACAAGAACCTTCTATAACAGAGATAATGAAGTCTCCAAGTAAAGTAGTATTATTGAGG aatATGGTTGGACCAGGAGATGTTGATGAAGAATTGGAGCCAGAAGTTAAAGATGAATGTAACACAAAATATGGCGATGTTAtcaaagttttgatttttgaaTTGCCTAATGCCCCTGCTGATGAAGCAGTCAGAATATTTGTGGAGTTCAAGCGTATAGAGAGTGCTATAAAAGCAGTGGTTGATTTGAATGGAAGATTTTTTGGTGGCAGACAAGTCAAGGCTGGTTTTTATGATGTAgagaaatttaatatgttaaagCTGACTGAATAA
- the LOC106135526 gene encoding gamma-interferon-inducible lysosomal thiol reductase, producing MAFYSCNRYRIVVLVLVALILWQFFRLLPQKATDIIETDIEKLEDDKYNKHKQDKVKVRVYYEALCPDSKHFFVRHLRPVTEKLSEFLEIALVPYGKATTREEKGHYIFQCQHGEEECYANKIHACVIEAVNMTTGVQVTECMIFDNLDADAALDRCASQFKIDPDPISDCATGERGAALLKKHGDDTHTINPTFIPTITLNGSKDNQAAILKNFLLEVCKLIDMPLPPPCL from the exons ATGGCATTTTATTCTTGTAACCGGTATAGGATAGTTGTTTTAGTGCTAGTAGCACTTATTTTGTGGCAGTTTTTCCGCTTATTACCACAGAAGGCTACTGATATAATTGAG acTGATATAGAAAAGCTAGAAGATGAcaagtataataaacataaacaagaTAAGGTGAAAGTAAGAGTTTACTATGAGGCACTGTGTCCAGACTCTAAGCACTTCTTTGTTCGGCACCTAAGACCTGTGACTGAGAAACTATCTGAATTCTTGGAAATTGCTTTAGTTCCCTATGGCAAAGCTACA acCAGAGAAGAAAAGGGTCATTACATCTTCCAATGTCAACATGGGGAGGAGGAATGTTATGCAAACAAAATTCACGCCTGTGTAATTGAGGCAGTGAACATGACTACAGGTGTTCAGGTCACCGAGTGTATGATATTTGACAATTTGGATGCTGATGCGGCACTTGACAGG TGTGCAAGCCAGTTTAAAATTGACCCAGATCCTATCAGTGATTGTGCTACTGGTGAACGTGGAGCAGCATTATTGAAGAAACATGGTGATGACACCCACACCATTAATCCTACATTTATACCAACTATTACATTAAATGGATCAAAAGATAATCAAGCGGCCATACTTAAGAACTTTCTGCTGgaagtatgtaaattaattgaCATGCCTTTACCTCCCCCTTGCTTGTGA
- the LOC106135456 gene encoding uncharacterized protein LOC106135456, with amino-acid sequence MRQQLRPVWQSRKLTRRVKLKIFRSNVKTVLLYGCETWKVTKDISHRLQVVINRCLRRILGVYWPEKISNVDLWERCGETPIDQQIKRRKWNWIGHTLRRDIPRQALDWNPQGKSSCMGVSPHRPPAYGPRGAMLTATLPVLAALAVVSGAKHKPVFSEEIKEIIQHVHNECVAKTGVAEEDITNCENGIFKEDVKLKCYMFCLLEEASLVDDDDAVDYDMLVSLIPEEYSERASKMIFGCKHLDTNDKDKCQRAFDVHKCSYDKDPDFYFLF; translated from the exons atgagGCAGCAA CTCCGTCCTGTATGGCAATCACGGAAACTGACAAGGAGAGTTAAGCTCAAAATATTCCGGTCCAACGTGAAAACCGTTTTGCTGTATGGGTGTGAGACGTGGAAGGTCACTAAAGACATCTCGCACCGTCTCCAAGTCGTCATTAACCGCTGTCTTCGCCGTATTCTCGGTGTTTACTGGCCTGAGAAAATCTCCAACGTAGACCTGTGGGAACGCTGCGGTGAGACTCCGATCGACCAGCAGATCAAACGCCGCAAATGGAACTGGATCGGCCACACGCTCCGAAGGGACATACCGAGGCAAGCCCTAGACTGGAATCCCCAAGGAAAGT CCTCGTGCATGGGGGTTAGTCCACACCGTCCACCGGCGTATGGGCCGCGAGGTGCCATGTTGACGGCGACGCTGCCGGTGCTCGCCGCGCTGGCCGTCGTGTCTGGAGCCAAACATAAGCCT GTTTTTAGTGAAGAAATCAAAGAAATAATCCAGCATGTTCACAACGAGTGCGTCGCCAAGACCGGGGTCGCCGAGG aGGACATAACGAATTGCGAAAACGGCATATTTAAAGAAGACGTGAAATTGAAGTGCTATATGTTTTGCCTACTGGAAGAAGCGAGCCTC GTTGATGACGATGACGCCGTAGATTATGACATGTTAGTCAGTCTTATTCCAGAGGAGTATTCTGAAAGGGCGTCCAAAATGATATTTGGTTGCAAACATCTAG ATACCAACGATAAGGATAAATGCCAGAGAGCATTTGATGTCCATAAATGTTCTTACGACAAAGATCCTGat TTCTACTTTTTGTTCTAA